In the genome of Oikeobacillus pervagus, one region contains:
- a CDS encoding PadR family transcriptional regulator → MEDRLKNIKKSRVQERFPGLKFTDELRQRIIKTIQQEQERDEDIMLAILQLLVQKKTGYELLNHLRSRGVKKFEKNEGFLYPFLHSLENKGYIVGEWGENNEKSYFLSSKGRKLLSKVETKPSSFSMDIQEVIKGVMMNEG, encoded by the coding sequence ATGGAGGACCGATTGAAAAATATTAAGAAGTCTCGCGTTCAGGAGCGATTCCCGGGGTTGAAATTTACTGATGAGCTTCGACAAAGGATTATAAAAACGATTCAGCAAGAGCAAGAAAGAGATGAGGATATAATGTTAGCAATCCTTCAATTGCTTGTTCAGAAAAAGACAGGATATGAGCTTCTGAATCATTTACGCAGTCGAGGGGTTAAAAAGTTTGAAAAAAATGAAGGTTTTCTCTATCCCTTTTTGCATTCGCTTGAGAATAAGGGATATATCGTTGGGGAGTGGGGCGAGAATAATGAAAAAAGTTACTTCTTAAGTTCGAAAGGAAGGAAATTGTTGTCAAAGGTCGAAACGAAGCCGTCATCCTTTTCAATGGATATTCAAGAAGTGATAAAAGGGGTGATGATGAATGAAGGATAA
- a CDS encoding sigma-70 family RNA polymerase sigma factor has product MEEIFSEAVEADDRDLLLDQIMTEYGQGILELVYSYVKNQMVAEDLTQEIFVKCYRSLHTFEKKSNIKTWLWRIAINHCKDYLKSWHYRNIEMMDADDMTFVLREEDVAVQVVKQDEKQIIMQAILQLPVKYRELIYFHYYEDLSFKEIEQITSVKQNTIKTRIRRAKELLKEQLGEE; this is encoded by the coding sequence GTGGAAGAAATTTTTTCGGAAGCAGTGGAAGCAGACGATCGTGACTTGCTATTGGATCAAATCATGACCGAGTATGGCCAGGGCATTTTAGAACTTGTCTACTCCTATGTGAAAAATCAAATGGTGGCCGAGGATTTAACCCAAGAAATCTTTGTGAAGTGTTATAGGTCGCTACATACATTTGAAAAGAAGTCCAATATAAAAACATGGCTATGGAGGATTGCGATCAATCATTGTAAAGATTACTTAAAAAGTTGGCATTATCGGAATATAGAGATGATGGATGCGGATGATATGACGTTTGTATTAAGGGAAGAAGATGTCGCTGTACAGGTAGTCAAGCAAGATGAAAAACAAATCATCATGCAGGCAATCCTTCAACTCCCAGTGAAATACCGAGAATTGATTTATTTTCATTATTATGAAGATCTCTCGTTTAAGGAGATTGAACAGATCACATCAGTGAAGCAAAATACAATTAAAACGCGTATTCGACGAGCGAAGGAATTGCTTAAAGAACAATTGGGGGAGGAGTAA
- a CDS encoding helix-turn-helix transcriptional regulator → MTYHPALQKTIDYIEEHLDRHLSLEELASIAGFSKYHFHRLFQKEIGFTVAEFIRNRRMCYACSLLLHTDEKILDIAQSVQFESQESFTRSFKKVYKLPPGQFRKLFSKINNKKEEVPMGKQTLKGWFLSGSHPFHYEMGIDQQIFHEGRSSGFLTSVTVQSAEEFATMMQQFKADKYIGKRIKLTGFIKTKEVEGFCGMWMRVDNTLHDILQFDNMSDRPITGDTNWNHYSIVLDIPETSAVISFGVLLSGKGKVWVDQLSFQEVDESVPTTHQEFSGELLEEPVNLSFEDVEDIL, encoded by the coding sequence ATGACATACCACCCCGCATTACAAAAAACAATTGATTATATTGAAGAGCATCTTGATCGCCATCTTTCATTGGAGGAACTAGCTTCGATAGCAGGTTTTTCTAAATATCATTTTCATCGACTTTTTCAGAAGGAAATTGGCTTTACTGTAGCTGAGTTCATTCGCAATAGAAGAATGTGCTATGCTTGCAGCTTGCTACTCCATACAGACGAAAAAATATTAGATATCGCTCAATCTGTTCAATTTGAATCGCAAGAATCCTTTACTCGCTCTTTTAAAAAAGTGTATAAATTACCCCCTGGACAATTTCGCAAACTTTTCTCAAAGATTAATAATAAAAAGGAGGAAGTTCCAATGGGCAAACAAACATTGAAAGGTTGGTTTCTAAGTGGTAGTCATCCTTTTCATTATGAAATGGGAATAGACCAGCAAATTTTTCATGAAGGGAGGTCGTCTGGATTCTTAACATCGGTTACAGTACAATCTGCTGAGGAATTCGCTACCATGATGCAGCAATTTAAGGCTGATAAATATATTGGAAAAAGGATAAAATTGACGGGTTTTATTAAAACAAAAGAAGTCGAAGGATTTTGCGGCATGTGGATGCGGGTGGATAATACATTACATGATATTTTGCAATTCGATAATATGAGTGATCGTCCTATCACAGGGGATACGAATTGGAATCATTACTCCATCGTATTAGACATTCCCGAAACCAGTGCGGTCATTTCCTTTGGGGTTCTATTATCAGGAAAAGGAAAAGTATGGGTCGATCAACTCTCATTTCAAGAAGTAGATGAAAGCGTCCCTACAACTCATCAGGAGTTTTCTGGTGAGTTATTGGAGGAGCCTGTGAATTTGTCATTTGAGGATGTGGAGGATATTTTATGA
- the speG gene encoding spermidine N1-acetyltransferase has product MSDELKLRPLERDDLEFVHKLNINANIMSYWFEEPYEAFVELQDLYDKHIHDQGERRFIVEKSGEMVGLVELVEIDYIHRRAEFQIIIDPRYQGRGYATKATYLAMDYAFSVLNMYKLYLIVDKTNEKAIHIYKKVGFQLEGELIDEFFVDGDYHNAIRMYMFQHQYFQQ; this is encoded by the coding sequence ATGAGTGACGAATTAAAGTTAAGACCTTTAGAAAGAGATGATTTAGAGTTTGTTCACAAACTCAATATTAATGCGAATATTATGTCCTACTGGTTTGAGGAACCATATGAGGCATTTGTAGAATTGCAAGATTTATATGATAAGCATATTCATGATCAAGGTGAACGTCGGTTTATTGTAGAGAAAAGTGGCGAAATGGTTGGACTTGTCGAATTAGTTGAAATTGATTATATTCATCGACGAGCCGAATTCCAAATTATCATTGATCCAAGGTATCAAGGGCGCGGCTATGCAACAAAGGCAACCTATTTGGCCATGGATTACGCCTTTTCCGTTTTGAATATGTATAAACTTTATTTAATTGTGGATAAGACAAATGAAAAGGCTATACATATTTATAAAAAGGTTGGATTTCAGTTAGAAGGCGAATTAATTGATGAATTTTTTGTGGATGGCGACTACCATAATGCAATTAGAATGTATATGTTTCAACATCAATATTTTCAACAATGA
- a CDS encoding sensor histidine kinase, producing MRAFWAKFAVFISIWGWMIYESHFAIPLLFLCALAMGGYFYLPVMKNPLSLYIFLSLVLLCAQLVFDSTENMYSIFLITYIQILALFQLSIRSFRMYILFNLFVIFVCFFIINGWNMRGLLFALPICFLSLMLNERIMERKEQRQLYEQLLGEYRKLKRMRFESERSARLEERTKIAREIHDSVGHKLTALMMELEVLSMKMTELNLTNLKSLAKESLEETRHAVTTLRTEESEGIATVLQLIRKLESESHIMIHFTTMSGVLSAKLSNSQSIVLYRVMQEALTNAMRHAQSREVQVVLGRTAIGDIEWTVSNRIYQPRPLQFGFGLTNMRERVEEIGGSVTIYQTDTHFIASGSFPVK from the coding sequence ATGAGAGCTTTTTGGGCCAAATTTGCGGTTTTTATTTCAATATGGGGCTGGATGATTTATGAAAGTCATTTCGCCATCCCCTTACTTTTCTTATGTGCGCTTGCTATGGGGGGCTATTTTTATTTACCTGTAATGAAAAATCCCCTTTCTTTATATATTTTCCTCTCACTTGTTCTACTTTGTGCACAACTCGTGTTCGATTCAACAGAAAACATGTATTCCATCTTTCTTATTACATATATACAGATATTAGCATTGTTCCAGTTATCGATTCGCTCTTTCCGAATGTATATTTTATTTAACTTATTCGTCATTTTCGTCTGTTTTTTCATCATTAATGGATGGAATATGAGGGGGCTATTATTTGCCCTTCCAATTTGCTTTCTTTCTTTGATGCTAAACGAACGAATAATGGAAAGAAAGGAACAAAGACAACTTTATGAACAACTTTTAGGAGAGTATCGGAAATTAAAAAGAATGCGGTTTGAAAGTGAACGTTCCGCTCGTTTAGAAGAACGAACGAAAATTGCCCGTGAAATTCATGATTCGGTTGGGCATAAATTAACAGCCCTGATGATGGAGTTAGAAGTATTATCTATGAAAATGACGGAACTTAATTTAACAAATTTAAAAAGTTTGGCAAAGGAAAGTTTAGAGGAGACACGACATGCGGTTACAACTTTAAGAACGGAAGAAAGTGAAGGGATTGCAACGGTTTTGCAATTAATCCGAAAGTTAGAGTCGGAAAGTCATATTATGATCCACTTTACAACGATGTCAGGTGTTCTTTCGGCAAAGCTTTCCAATAGCCAAAGCATTGTTTTGTATCGGGTGATGCAAGAGGCTCTGACGAATGCAATGAGGCATGCCCAGTCCCGAGAGGTTCAAGTCGTTCTTGGACGTACAGCGATAGGCGACATTGAATGGACAGTCTCCAATCGTATTTATCAACCAAGACCACTACAATTTGGCTTTGGTTTAACGAATATGAGGGAACGTGTAGAGGAGATTGGGGGAAGTGTCACCATTTATCAAACAGATACACATTTTATTGCAAGTGGAAGTTTTCCGGTAAAGTGA
- a CDS encoding FtsW/RodA/SpoVE family cell cycle protein gives MKDKHSFFQTLLSNIRSREARQYVRMELENHMEHSIQSYMKQGKSREEAEIAAVEQMGEPSELGVKLNKLHKPKVDWTLLGLFAMAIGLGFVPFMVLDHGDFSMSMGSKIVSTIVGITVMFVCMLFDYRKLEDYGWYFYMVGIVILLIVFNYGFSAITINGTHYLNLLSFSFDSTIVLPFFFFAWASFLMKSMRIWQLILVFVLPLWLFLGAPSLTNATIYSFMVLFMLGWSIRKNKRAVFTLSLTICLSVIGFLLAISYGTNDYQKERWLAFLHPEAYPNSSGYMYLQLKKLLGEAEWFGKSLESGSFHLPEAHTNLVLVTLTYSLGWLFLVLIVMVLAGFSFRMIYIIKQIKDPYGQLLVVGGVILFTVSFLFNVFMIAGLAPLTGMFVPFISYGTIVTLLYSFVIGVVLSVFRRKDFFIPTMYTKR, from the coding sequence ATGAAGGATAAGCACTCTTTTTTCCAAACTTTATTAAGCAATATCCGTTCTAGGGAAGCAAGGCAGTATGTAAGGATGGAGCTAGAAAACCATATGGAACATTCCATTCAATCCTATATGAAACAAGGAAAATCCAGGGAAGAAGCAGAGATAGCAGCCGTTGAGCAGATGGGGGAGCCGAGTGAATTAGGCGTAAAGCTGAATAAGCTACATAAACCAAAAGTAGATTGGACATTATTGGGGCTATTTGCAATGGCGATTGGACTTGGGTTTGTTCCATTTATGGTACTAGATCATGGGGATTTTTCTATGTCTATGGGTTCAAAAATTGTGAGTACTATAGTGGGAATTACCGTGATGTTTGTTTGTATGTTATTTGATTACCGAAAACTGGAAGACTACGGATGGTATTTTTATATGGTGGGCATTGTAATTTTGCTCATCGTATTTAATTACGGGTTCTCTGCTATTACAATCAATGGGACACACTATTTAAATCTGTTGAGCTTCTCCTTCGACTCCACGATTGTGCTTCCCTTTTTCTTTTTTGCATGGGCAAGCTTTTTAATGAAATCTATGAGGATATGGCAATTGATTCTTGTATTTGTATTGCCATTGTGGCTATTCCTTGGAGCACCAAGCCTAACAAATGCGACGATCTATTCCTTCATGGTATTGTTTATGCTTGGTTGGTCAATAAGAAAGAATAAAAGAGCGGTTTTTACCCTTAGTTTAACCATTTGTTTATCCGTTATTGGTTTTCTTTTAGCTATTTCGTATGGAACAAATGATTATCAAAAAGAGAGATGGCTCGCCTTTCTCCATCCAGAGGCCTACCCTAATTCTTCCGGTTATATGTATTTGCAATTGAAAAAATTATTAGGGGAAGCAGAGTGGTTTGGAAAATCACTAGAAAGTGGAAGTTTTCATCTTCCGGAAGCACATACAAATTTAGTTTTGGTGACATTGACCTATAGTTTAGGCTGGCTATTTCTCGTTCTCATCGTGATGGTTTTAGCGGGGTTCTCATTCCGTATGATTTATATCATAAAGCAAATTAAAGATCCATATGGCCAACTGTTAGTGGTAGGTGGGGTGATCCTCTTTACCGTCTCATTTTTATTTAATGTGTTCATGATTGCAGGTTTGGCCCCATTAACAGGGATGTTTGTCCCCTTCATAAGCTACGGCACCATTGTCACCTTGCTATACTCTTTTGTGATTGGCGTCGTATTAAGCGTATTTAGGAGAAAGGATTTTTTTATTCCAACTATGTATACGAAACGTTAA